The sequence GTGCAATGAATTCTTCCTTACCAAACGCAGTGCCGAACAATCCCCATCCACCTTCTGCAGCTTCGGTAAGAATGACCCAGGTCCTTCCTGCTTGGCTTGGATCTCCCGATATCTTAGCGACAATCTCAGTTACTTCCTTAACCAGCTGTTTTTGCCCTTCTCTCTTTAAAGCACCTGGAGGAGTAATTACTTGCACTCTGACTGTTCTCGCTAGAGCAGTTGAAGCAGTTTGAACTGTCGAAGCCGCCATTCTATGGATATAAGCGGCGGTATTGTCTAAATGGAAGGGACCTGGATTCGCAACTCCTTCCGCACGAAGAATGGCCAAGGTCAATTCTTCCCCGAGTTGACGATCTGCCCCTGCCGGGAAAAGATCAGTTGGCGCGTAAACATCTATCATTGGCATAGTATTCTTACTCCAGTTTTTATTGTGGATGACGATCGTCATCTTCCAGAAACTGAGCATGGGGACAGCCCATGTCAAGTTCAAAACGAGGGATTTTCTAATGGGTTATTCAAAAGCGGACAAAACCGAGAGCCATGACAGGATCGTGCATGTGGCCGCCGCCAGGTTTCGCGAACTCGGAGTAAATGGAATCGGAGTGGATGGGCTGATGAAAGAAGCTGGATTAACCCACGGAGGATTTTACAGGCATTTCTCATCCAAAGAGGAACTAATAAGCGAAGCTATAGAAAAAGCTTTGGCAGACGGCAGCCAGAAGGTTGTAGAGGCCTCCGGCAAGAGCAAGGATTTGCGTTTAGACACCTTAGTAAACGGATATCTCAGCCGACTCCATTGCGAG comes from Leptospira semungkisensis and encodes:
- a CDS encoding TetR/AcrR family transcriptional regulator, encoding MGTAHVKFKTRDFLMGYSKADKTESHDRIVHVAAARFRELGVNGIGVDGLMKEAGLTHGGFYRHFSSKEELISEAIEKALADGSQKVVEASGKSKDLRLDTLVNGYLSRLHCEDLANSCAVTTLAADVLRSNERARSAYTRQVEAYLNLLVGLIQGEEKASRKKAIAILSTLVGALSMARAVNDPKLSREILKSAIRELRSEKE
- a CDS encoding tautomerase family protein → MLSFWKMTIVIHNKNWSKNTMPMIDVYAPTDLFPAGADRQLGEELTLAILRAEGVANPGPFHLDNTAAYIHRMAASTVQTASTALARTVRVQVITPPGALKREGQKQLVKEVTEIVAKISGDPSQAGRTWVILTEAAEGGWGLFGTAFGKEEFIALAAKAKAAQ